A window of Mytilus edulis chromosome 10, xbMytEdul2.2, whole genome shotgun sequence contains these coding sequences:
- the LOC139493056 gene encoding involucrin-like, with protein sequence MTRLNPHRRKIVYKTQHKTVKTEPHQSESVDHLMYAKTKSHQSESVDQLMYVKTKPHQSESANNLIYDKTEPHQSEYVDHLMYVKTKPHQRESVDHFIESVDHFMYVKTEPHQCESVNQSMHVKTEPHQSESLYHPIKDKTEPHQSKIVDHLMYDKTEPHQSEYVDHFMYDKTEPHQSESVDHFMYVKTEPHQSESVNHLMYVKTKPLQSESVDHFMYVKTEHHQCESVNQSMHVKTEPHQS encoded by the exons ATGACAAGACTGAACCCTCACCGACGTAAAattgtatacaaaacacaacataaaacagtaaagactgaacctcaccaaagtgaatctgtagaccatctcatgtatgccAAGACTAAAtctcaccaaagtgaatctgtagaccagctcatgtatgtcaagactaaacctcaccaaagtgaatctgcAAACAATCTTATATATGACAAGACagaacctcaccaaagtgaatatgtagaccatctcatgtatgtcaagactAAACCTCACCAAAGGGAATCTGTAGACCATTTCAT tgaatctgtagaccatttcatgtatgtcaagactgaacctcaccaatGTGAATCGGTAAACCAATCCATGCATGtcaagactgaacctcaccaaagtgaatctcTATACCATCCCATTAAAGAcaagactgaacctcaccaaagtaaaattgtagaccatctcatgtatgataagactgaacctcaccaaagtgaatatgtagaCCATTTCATGTATGACAAGACagaacctcaccaaagtgaatctgtagaccatttCATGTATGTgaagactgaacctcaccaaagtgaatctgtaaaccatctcatgtatgtcaagactaaacctctccaaagtgaatctgtagaccatttCATGTATGTCAAGACTGAACATCACCAATGTGAATCTGTAAACCAATCCATGCATGtcaagactgaacctcaccaaagtTAA